The sequence CGTCGAACAGGCCCCGGCTCCCGTCCGTCAGACCCCGCGACGGGACCATGTTCAGCACCGTGCCGAGCACCCGGGCATCGGCCGACCGCAGGGCCGCCGTCGCACGGCGTAGCTGCGCCCGCCGGGTCCGGCCGATCCGGACGACGAGCAGGGTGCCGCCGGCCCGGCCGGCCAGCACCGCCGCGTCGGGGGTGGCGAGCAGCGGCGGCGCGTCGACGAGCACCAGGTCGTACCGCTGCGAGAGCTGGTCCAGGAGCTCGGCCATCCCGCGCGAGCCCAGCAACGCGCTCGGGTCCGGCGGGATCGGGCCGCTCGGCAGCACATCGACGCAGCCGTCGCCGAGCCACCCCCGCCCACCGGCGGCGAACGCCTGGCCTGAACTCCCGACGGCCAGGGACGGGCCTGAGCTCCCGGCGGCCAGGGACGGGCCTGCGTTCCCGGCGGCCAGGTACGGGCCGGTACGCCAGGGCTGGAGCACGTCGTCGAGGTTGGCGGCGCCGATCAGCACCGAGGTGAGCCCCGCGGCGGCGTCGACACCCAGGTACCCGGCGAAGGACGGCCGGCGCAGGTCGCCCTCCAGCAGGCAGACCCGGGCGCCGGTCTGGGCCAGGGTGATCGCCAGGTTGCAGCACGTCGTGGACCTGCCCTCGTCGGGCCCGGAACTGGTGATGACGATCGAGTGCGGCCCGCCGTCGACGGCCGCGAACCGCAGATTGGCGCGCAGCTGACGGAAGCCCTCGGCCCGCGGCGAGTGCGGGCTCGCGTGCACGATCAACGGGCGCCGGCCGGCCTCCGGCTCGAAGACGATCGACCCGAGGGCCGGCCGGTCGGTGATCGCCGCGGCCTCGGCCGGGTCGCAGCGGGTGTTGAAGAGCCGGTACCGCACGAACATCGCGCCGAGGCCGGCGACCATCCCGCAGAGCAGACCGAGCGCCAGGTTGCGCGCCGGCCGAGGCGTCACCGGGCCGGCGGGCGGTCGCGCCGCCTCCCAGACCGTGACCCGCGCGGCCGGCCGCTGGCCTGGGCCCGGCGCCTCGACCTGGGCGACCGCGGCGGAGAACGCGGTGCCGACGGCATCCGCGAGACGCTCGGCCCGCGGGGCGCTCGAGTCGCGGACGCTGACCCGCAGCAGTAGCGTGTCGGGCACCGCCTGGGTGACGATCCGACTACGCAGCAGGTCGGGGCTCTCGGTCAGGTGCAGCCGGCCGATCACCGCGGCGGCGACCCGGTCGCTGGCGACCAGCTTCGCGTAGGACCTGACCCGCTGCGCGGAGAGCTGCCCGCCTTCGTCGGCCGACAGGTCGGTCGAGCCGCCGCCGGCGGTGGAGACCACCATGGTCACGGTCGCCGCGTACATCCTGGTCGCCTGCCAGGTCACCACCGCCGCGAGCAGCCCGCCGGCCGCCGTGAGGGTCAGTACGAGGAGCCAGCCACGGCGCAGCACGCGCGCGTACACCCGTAGTTCCACCCGTCGCCCGCCCTTTTCGTCTAGTCGTGTGCCGTCGGGTCGTGTTCGCCGGTCGGCCCGGGCCGCCCGTCTGGCGGGTTGCGCCGGGTGTCCGAGGGTCTGCGCCGCCTGTCCCGGACACGCGGTTCTGCCGCGGCGAGCCCCGCCACGCCCGTCAAGTGGGGCCCTTTGGTAGCGACGGATCCGCCATCGATTGCGCTTACTCTATGGCGTCATGTGGAGACGTAGAGTAGACGGCACGCGTGAACCGCAGTGGACGGCGGCAGCCGCGCGGCGCGTCTCGCGTCTCGTATCGCGCCTCGAGCTCCGCCAGCGGGTCGGTCTCCAGATCACCCTGGACAGCCTGGCGCTGGTGACGGGCCTGGCCGCCGCCCAGACCGGGCGTTTCAACTTCGACGCGTCGAACCTGCGCGACCCCGGGTTCTGGGTGATCGTGCTGCTGGCCGTCTGCCTGCTGCACTTCGTCGGCACCGCGCTGCACCTCTACCTCGGCCGCTACCGGTTCGGCGGGTTCGAGGAGGTGCTCAGCATCCTGACCTCGGTCACGCTGACCGTGATCGGCCTGGAGATCGCCGTCTTCGCGTTCGGCCAGCCGCGGCCGATCCCCCTGTCGGTGCCGCCGCTCGGGGGCACGGTCACCCTCTCGATCATGTTCGGGGTGCGTTACCTCTACCGCCTCACCGAGGAACGGCTGCGCCGCCCCGTGCCCGAGGGCACCGAGCCGCTGATCGTGTTCGGGGCGGGCGAGGGCGCCGAGCAGGTGCTCGCCGCGATGCTGCGCACTCCCGACAGCCCCTACTACCCGGTCGCGCTGCTCGACGACGACCCGCGCTGCTGGAACCTGCAGCTGCACGGCGTCCGGGTCCGGGGCGGTCGGGACGCGATCGCGCCGATCGCCAGGGCCACCGGCGCCGCGACCATGCTGGTCGCGATCCCGAGCGCGGACGCGGCCCTGCTGCGCGAGGTCACCGAGCTGGCCGAGGCGGCGGGGCTCGCGGTCAAGGTGCTCCCCCGGGTCGCTGACCTGATCGGCGGCAACGTCGACGTCACCGACATCCGGGAGATCGACATCAACGACCTGCTGGGCCGCCGGCAGATCCGCACCGACGTCGCCACCACGGCCGGGTACCTGGCCGGCCGCCGGGTGCTCGTGACCGGGGCAGGCGGGTCAATCGGCTCCGAGCTGTGCCGCCAGGTCCACCGCTACGGCCCGGCCGAGCTGGTCATGCTCGACCGGGACGAGTCGGCGCTGCGCGCGGTCCAGCTCTCGCTCTACGGCCACACCGGGCTCGACGACGACTCGGTCGTGCTCGGCGACATCCGCGACGTCGACATGATCTCCGCGCTGTTCACCGAGCGGCGGCCCGAGGTCGTGTTCCACGCCGCGGCGCTCAAGCACCTGCCGCTGCTGGAGCGGTTCCCCGGCGAGTCGGTGAAGACCAACGTGTGGGGGACGCTGTCCGTGCTGGAGGCGGCCGCGGCCTGCGGGGTCGAGCGGCTGGTCAACATCTCCACCGACAAGGCGGCCGACCCGTCGTCCGTGCTGGGCTACTCGAAGCGGATCACCGAACGCCTCACCGCGCACGTGGCCGCCGAGCACCGGCTGCCGTACGTCAGCGTGCGGTTCGGCAACGTGCTGGGCAGCAACGGCTCGGTGCTGACGATCTTCGCCAGCCAACTCGCCGCCGGCGGTCCGCTGACGGTCACCGACGCGGAGGTCACCCGGTACTTCATGACCGTCCAGGAGGCGGTCGAGCTGGTGCTGCAGGCGGGGGCGATCGGCTCCGGCGGCGACGTGCTGGTGCTCGACATGGGTGAACCGGTCCGGATCGTCGACGTCGCCGAGCGGCTGGCCACCCGCGCGGCGGCCAAGACCGGCGGTCAGAAGGCCGAGATCGTCTACACCGGCCTCGGCGTCGGCGAGAAGCTGCACGAGGCGCTGTTCGGCATGGGCGAGACCGACGACCGGCCGCACCACCCGCTGATCTCCGAGGTTCCGGTGCCCGCGCTCGACCCGAGCATCGTCGTCGAGCTGGACCCGTGGGCGGACGAGGAGAAGGTGCGCGCCGCGCTGCTGGAGCTGGGCCGCGACGCCGACCTCGCCGCCGTCACCGCCAGCCTGACCCGCATCCCCCACCAGCCGACCAGCACCCTGAACCGCGGCCGCTGAGCAGTGGTTACGAGGGCAGCTGGGCGGCTGGTGGGCGGGGGGCGGCCAGCGGGTAGCCGCCGCGGGCGGCGTACCAGGCGACCGTCGCGTCCAACGCGGTGGCCAGGTCCCCAGGGGCGGCCTGCGGGAACAGCGTCCGGGCCGTCGTCGGGTCGGCCTGCTGATCGCGCACGTCGCCGGCCCGGCCCGGCCCGAACGCGACCGGCAGCTGGTAGCCGAGGATGTCCTCCAGCGCCGCCACCAGCGTGAGCAGCTCGACCCGGGCGCCGAAGGCCAGGTTGACCGGGCGCGGATGCGCGAGCCGGCGGGTGGTCGCGTCGGCGAGCATCGCCGCGATCGGCTCGACGTAGCCGACGTCCCTGGTCTGGCGGCCGTCGCCGTGGACGGTGAGCGGCCGGCCCGCGAGCGCCGCGTCGATGAAGGCCGGGATGACGGCCGTGTAGGCGTGACCGACCGACTGGAACGGGCCGAACACGGTGAACAGCCGCGCGACGAGCACCGGCAGCCCGAAGCTCGCCTGGAACCCGAGCGCGTAAGCCTCCGCGGCGAGCTTGCTGGCCGCGTACGGGCTGCGCGGGGCCACCGGGCCGTCCTCCCGGCGTGGCAGCGGACCGGCGTCGCCGTAGACCGCGGCACTCGACGTGACGATCACGTGCGCCTCGGCCCGCTGGGCGACGTCGAGCACGGTCAGCGTGCCGGTGACGTTGACGTCGTGGCTGGCCATCGGGTCGAGCAGCGATCGCTCGACGCTGGGACGGGCGGCGAGGTGGACGATGCTGTCGGCGCCGGCCGCGGCCTCCTCGAGCAGGGCACGATTGGTCACGCTGCCCACCATCAGCTTGATCGGCAGGCCCGACAGGTTCGAGACGGCGCCGGTGCTCAGGTCGTCGACGACGACGACGTCGCAGCCGGCCACGAGCAGTTCTCTGGTCAGATGGGAACCGAGGAAGCCGGCTCCACCGGTCACCACGACCTTCATCGATCATCACCCTTCGAAATCAGTCAGGCGCTCAACGTAGTATGCTTGCCGCCCCTTCCACATCTCGTCACCGTCGGCAAGCGACACGGAAGCACCGGCGCCGACACGCCCGGCACTCCCGGCCCGACCACGGCGCCTCGACATCACGGAGCCGCTGCCGTTGAACTCCCCGGCTCGCCGTTCTACGGTCACGGTGTGTCAACACGCCGCCACCGTCGGCAGCTAGTCATCGTGGGGACCGGCGGATACGGCCGCGAGCTGCTCGACGTCGTCGAGGCCGTCAACGCCATCGCCCCGGACGCGCCGGCCTACCGCTTCCTCGGTTTCCTCGACGACCAGCCAGACGCCGCGCCCCGCGAGGACAACAGCGCGGACGCCGACCTGCTGGCCCGCCGGGGCGCCAGCCTGCTCGGCGGCCTCGACCTGCTGGCCACCCTCGACGCCGACTACCTGATCGGCGTCGGCTCCGCCGGGGCCCGGGCCCGCATCGACCGCTACGCCAGCGCCGCCGGCCGGCGGCCGGCGACGCTCGTTCACCCGCGGGCCAACCTCGGCGGCGACGTCAAGCTCGGCCCCGGCACCGTGGTCTGCGCCCTGGCCAGCCTGACGACGAACATCGCCACCGGCCGGCACGTGCTCGTCGACGTCGGTTCCAGCGTCGCGCACGACTGCCGCCTGGGTGACTACGCGACCGTCGCGCCAGGAGCCCGGGTCGCCGGCGGCGCGGACATCGGCGCGCGCGCCTGGGTCGGCAGCCAGGCGACCGTCGTGCGGCAACGCCGGGTGGGCGCGGGCGCCGTGGTCGGGGCCGGCGCGGTCGTCGTCGACGACGTCGCGCCCGAGCTGGTCGTCGCCGGTGTCCCGGCGCGCCCGATCGCGGCCGGCACCCGGGGCGGGCGCACGCTCGCGCACGGCCTGGCCGAGGTGGACGCGGCCGACCTCGCCGACCTGCCACCCGATGACGTCCGCCCGCCGACCTGGCCGCCCCCGCCACGCCACGAGCAGCCACGCCACGAGCGGTCCCGGCCCGAGTCGCCCCGGCCGGTCCATCAGGCGGAAATCGCCTGAGCCCGAGGCACTTCGCGAAATCCGGGGCGTCGCGGCGGGCCTCGGGTGGGCCAGGTGAACAGTCGCGGTCCCAGGTCACCCGAACGGCGGAATCCAGGCGCCCGACCCGGACCGCCGCTTAGCATCGGGCTTGTGGATCGCTGGTACGAGCTCGACGGTTGCGACAACGTCCGCGATCTGGGTGGGCTGCCCACCGTGGATGGCGGCCAGACCCAGTACGGGGTGCTGCTGCGCAGCGACACCCTGCAGCATCTGAGCCCGGCCGACGTGCTCCGGCTCCGCGACGACTACGGCCTGCGGACGATCCTCGACCTGCGCACCCCCGAGGAGGCGACCCGGGAGGGCCGCGGCCCGCTGGGCGACGAGCCGATCGCGTACCACAACCTGTCCTTCCTGCGGACCCGCTGGCTCATGCCGGCCGAGATCGCCGCGGAGGAGGAGGCGGCGCTCGCGCTGATCCGCATCCGCACCAGCGACGACCGGGTCGAGCACTACCTGGACTACCTGCGGCTGGCGGGCGACTCGGTCACCACGGCCATCGGCCTGATCGCGGACGAGGCCAGCGGCCCGACGCTGTTCCACTGCGCGGCGGGCAAGGACCGGACCGGCGTGCTCGCCGCGGTGGTGCTCTCCATCGTCGGCGTCGAGCGCGAGGCGATCATCGAGGACTACCTCGCCACCAACGACCGGATCCACCTCATCGAGACCCGCCTGGCCGCGCTGCCGTCCTACGAGCGCGGGATCCGTACCCGCGCGGACGTCGACCAGCTGCGGGTCCGCCCCGAGGTGATGGCCGGGGTTCTCGAGCGGATCGATCAGACGTGGGGCGACGCCGCGGGCTGGGCCCGCCAGGCCGGACTTCCCGACGAGTCCATCACCGCGCTGCGCGGCCGTCTCGTCGCCACTGCCGCGGATTGACCGTCCCGGCTGGCGCCCGGCTCGCGCACTTCCCTCGAATCATTCCGTAAGGGCGCGGTCCGCACGATTTCCGCGCTACCGGGAATGACTCACGCCGCGCGCCGGCCAAACACGGTTCGGCGGGAAATCTACCGGCCCCGGACCTTTTCGATCTGCGATAGCTCCTCGGGATCCGGGTCCGCTACCGCGAGAAATGCCCGCAAACAGTCGAGCGCGACCTCGGGGGCCGTTCTCTTCAGACTCATCGTGAGGACGTTCGCATCGTTCCAGAGGCGCGCGTTGGTCGCGATCCACGGCTCCCAGGCCTGAGCGGCCCGCACACCGGGGACCTTGTTCGCCGCCATCGCCGTGCCCGTCCCCGTCCAGCACATCAGCACGCCGAAACGGTACTCGCCCGCGGCGACGCCACGGGCCACCATTTCGGAAAGCTCCGGCCAGCTGGTCGGATCGACGACCGTGGTCTCGTAGTTCGCCCGCAGATACTCCCGCACCGCGGCCACGCACTCATTGGTGTCGTCCGCACCAAAAATCACCTTGAAATTCCCGGCAGTCACCGGTCTCGCCGCACCTTTCCCTCACCCGTCGACCTGGTCGAGGGCAATAGGCCGCGTGGCGAAACCCCGCCAGCCCCCGCGGCACCACCCCGACCGCTGTCGCCCAATTTTAACAGTCGCCTACCATCGGAAACCGAACCGTAGGGCGCCCGTGGGCGAGAAGTCCGGCGGCGCCGGCTAGCGACCGGCGCCGGCGCCCAACAGCTCGGGGAGCACGGCGGCGAGGGCGCGGAAGGCCTGGCCGCGGTGGCTGATGGCGTCCTTCTCCTGGGCGGTCAACTCGGCGCTGGTCCGGGTCTCGCCATCGGGGCGGAAAAGCGGGTCGTAGCCGAAACCGCCCGCGCCGCGCGGCGCGGCCAGCAGCCGGCCGCGCAGCTCGCCGTGGACCACGTGCTCGGTGCCGCGCGGGTCGACGAACGCCGCGGCGCAGACGAAGGCCGCGCCCCGCCGCTCGACGGGAACGTCGTCGAGCTGGGCGAGCAGCAGGGCGTTGTTCGCCGCGTCCTTCTCGGCCCGGGGCCGACCGGGCGGACTGCCGGCCCAGCGGGCCGAGCGGACGCCGGGCATGCCGTTCAGCTCCTCGACGGCGAGCCCCGAGTCGTCCGCGACGGCCGGCAGACCGGTCGTCGCCGCCGCGTCCCTGGCCTTGATCAGCGCGTTCTCGGCGAAGGTACGGCCCGTCTCGGGCACCTCGGGACCGTCCGGCAGCCCGACCAACTCGACCGCGAGACCCGCCGCCGCCAGAATCCGGCGCAGCTCGACGAGCTTGGCCTCGTTGCGGCTGGCCAGCACCAGCCGCGCCGGTGCCCCCACGGCCGCGGTCACTTGCCGCCGCCACGGCTGGCCGGCTGGGGCGGGCCGGCCGGCGGCGGGCCCGCGAGCGCGTCGGCCTGCGCCTTGGCGAGCTGGGCGCAGCCGGCGACGGCCAGGTCGAGCAGCTGGTCGAGCATCGCGCGGTCGAACACCACGCCCTCCGCGGTGCCCTGGACCTCGACGAACGAGCCGGTGTCCGTGCAGACGACGTTCATGTCGGTGTCGGCCGCCGAGTCCTCGACGTACGCGAGGTCGAGCATCGGGACACCGCCGACGACGCCGACGCTGACGGCGCTGACCCCGCCGCTGATCGCCTTGGGCCGGCCGAGCCAGCCGCAGGCGTCGGCGAGCGCCACGTAGGCGCCGGTGATCGCCGCCGTCCGGGTGCCGCCGTCGGCGAGCAGCACGTCGCAGTCGATCGCGATCGTGTTCTCGCCGAGCTGCTTGAGGTCGATGCAGGCGCGCAGGCTACGCCCGATCAGCCGGGAGATCTCATGCGTGCGCCCGCCGATCCGGCCCTTCACGGACTCGCGGTCGTTGCGGGTGTTGGTCGCGCGCGGCAGCATCGAGTACTCGGCCGTCACCCAGCCCAGCCCGCTGCCCTTGCGCCAGCGCGGGACCCCTTCGGTCACCGAGGCCGCGCACAGCACCCTGGTCCGCCCGAAGTTGATCAGCGCGGACCCCTCCGCCTGATCCTGCCACCCCCGGACGATCGTCACGTCCCGGAGCTGGTCGGCCGCCCTGCCGTCATGTCGAGTCACGCCAGGACTTTATCGTCGCGCCCCGACAGCCCAGGGCGCGGATTACACCTCGAAGGAGGCGCCTGGGGTGGCGACGGTCAGTTTGCCGTTGTAGGCGGCGGTGGCCTCGGCCTCGCTGCGGATGGCGTCGCCCCAGGG is a genomic window of Pseudofrankia inefficax containing:
- a CDS encoding polysaccharide biosynthesis tyrosine autokinase, with amino-acid sequence MELRVYARVLRRGWLLVLTLTAAGGLLAAVVTWQATRMYAATVTMVVSTAGGGSTDLSADEGGQLSAQRVRSYAKLVASDRVAAAVIGRLHLTESPDLLRSRIVTQAVPDTLLLRVSVRDSSAPRAERLADAVGTAFSAAVAQVEAPGPGQRPAARVTVWEAARPPAGPVTPRPARNLALGLLCGMVAGLGAMFVRYRLFNTRCDPAEAAAITDRPALGSIVFEPEAGRRPLIVHASPHSPRAEGFRQLRANLRFAAVDGGPHSIVITSSGPDEGRSTTCCNLAITLAQTGARVCLLEGDLRRPSFAGYLGVDAAAGLTSVLIGAANLDDVLQPWRTGPYLAAGNAGPSLAAGSSGPSLAVGSSGQAFAAGGRGWLGDGCVDVLPSGPIPPDPSALLGSRGMAELLDQLSQRYDLVLVDAPPLLATPDAAVLAGRAGGTLLVVRIGRTRRAQLRRATAALRSADARVLGTVLNMVPSRGLTDGSRGLFDAFPPLGRLARVELPVAGRSVVAGTAEADRQAEPVSLAFLPDQRSDGESLMTGATTR
- a CDS encoding nucleoside-diphosphate sugar epimerase/dehydratase; translation: MWRRRVDGTREPQWTAAAARRVSRLVSRLELRQRVGLQITLDSLALVTGLAAAQTGRFNFDASNLRDPGFWVIVLLAVCLLHFVGTALHLYLGRYRFGGFEEVLSILTSVTLTVIGLEIAVFAFGQPRPIPLSVPPLGGTVTLSIMFGVRYLYRLTEERLRRPVPEGTEPLIVFGAGEGAEQVLAAMLRTPDSPYYPVALLDDDPRCWNLQLHGVRVRGGRDAIAPIARATGAATMLVAIPSADAALLREVTELAEAAGLAVKVLPRVADLIGGNVDVTDIREIDINDLLGRRQIRTDVATTAGYLAGRRVLVTGAGGSIGSELCRQVHRYGPAELVMLDRDESALRAVQLSLYGHTGLDDDSVVLGDIRDVDMISALFTERRPEVVFHAAALKHLPLLERFPGESVKTNVWGTLSVLEAAAACGVERLVNISTDKAADPSSVLGYSKRITERLTAHVAAEHRLPYVSVRFGNVLGSNGSVLTIFASQLAAGGPLTVTDAEVTRYFMTVQEAVELVLQAGAIGSGGDVLVLDMGEPVRIVDVAERLATRAAAKTGGQKAEIVYTGLGVGEKLHEALFGMGETDDRPHHPLISEVPVPALDPSIVVELDPWADEEKVRAALLELGRDADLAAVTASLTRIPHQPTSTLNRGR
- a CDS encoding NAD-dependent epimerase/dehydratase family protein, encoding MKVVVTGGAGFLGSHLTRELLVAGCDVVVVDDLSTGAVSNLSGLPIKLMVGSVTNRALLEEAAAGADSIVHLAARPSVERSLLDPMASHDVNVTGTLTVLDVAQRAEAHVIVTSSAAVYGDAGPLPRREDGPVAPRSPYAASKLAAEAYALGFQASFGLPVLVARLFTVFGPFQSVGHAYTAVIPAFIDAALAGRPLTVHGDGRQTRDVGYVEPIAAMLADATTRRLAHPRPVNLAFGARVELLTLVAALEDILGYQLPVAFGPGRAGDVRDQQADPTTARTLFPQAAPGDLATALDATVAWYAARGGYPLAAPRPPAAQLPS
- a CDS encoding NeuD/PglB/VioB family sugar acetyltransferase, encoding MSTRRHRRQLVIVGTGGYGRELLDVVEAVNAIAPDAPAYRFLGFLDDQPDAAPREDNSADADLLARRGASLLGGLDLLATLDADYLIGVGSAGARARIDRYASAAGRRPATLVHPRANLGGDVKLGPGTVVCALASLTTNIATGRHVLVDVGSSVAHDCRLGDYATVAPGARVAGGADIGARAWVGSQATVVRQRRVGAGAVVGAGAVVVDDVAPELVVAGVPARPIAAGTRGGRTLAHGLAEVDAADLADLPPDDVRPPTWPPPPRHEQPRHERSRPESPRPVHQAEIA
- a CDS encoding tyrosine-protein phosphatase encodes the protein MDRWYELDGCDNVRDLGGLPTVDGGQTQYGVLLRSDTLQHLSPADVLRLRDDYGLRTILDLRTPEEATREGRGPLGDEPIAYHNLSFLRTRWLMPAEIAAEEEAALALIRIRTSDDRVEHYLDYLRLAGDSVTTAIGLIADEASGPTLFHCAAGKDRTGVLAAVVLSIVGVEREAIIEDYLATNDRIHLIETRLAALPSYERGIRTRADVDQLRVRPEVMAGVLERIDQTWGDAAGWARQAGLPDESITALRGRLVATAAD
- a CDS encoding RpiB/LacA/LacB family sugar-phosphate isomerase, with the protein product MTAGNFKVIFGADDTNECVAAVREYLRANYETTVVDPTSWPELSEMVARGVAAGEYRFGVLMCWTGTGTAMAANKVPGVRAAQAWEPWIATNARLWNDANVLTMSLKRTAPEVALDCLRAFLAVADPDPEELSQIEKVRGR
- the rdgB gene encoding RdgB/HAM1 family non-canonical purine NTP pyrophosphatase; the encoded protein is MTAAVGAPARLVLASRNEAKLVELRRILAAAGLAVELVGLPDGPEVPETGRTFAENALIKARDAAATTGLPAVADDSGLAVEELNGMPGVRSARWAGSPPGRPRAEKDAANNALLLAQLDDVPVERRGAAFVCAAAFVDPRGTEHVVHGELRGRLLAAPRGAGGFGYDPLFRPDGETRTSAELTAQEKDAISHRGQAFRALAAVLPELLGAGAGR
- the rph gene encoding ribonuclease PH, with translation MTRHDGRAADQLRDVTIVRGWQDQAEGSALINFGRTRVLCAASVTEGVPRWRKGSGLGWVTAEYSMLPRATNTRNDRESVKGRIGGRTHEISRLIGRSLRACIDLKQLGENTIAIDCDVLLADGGTRTAAITGAYVALADACGWLGRPKAISGGVSAVSVGVVGGVPMLDLAYVEDSAADTDMNVVCTDTGSFVEVQGTAEGVVFDRAMLDQLLDLAVAGCAQLAKAQADALAGPPPAGPPQPASRGGGK